The genomic window CGTCTCTCCGAGACGCAGAATCGTATTTCATAGTAGCCGCGTCTCTCCAAGCCGCAGAATCGTATTTCATAGTAGCCGCGTCTCTCCAAGCCGCAGAGTCGCATTTCATAGTAGCTGCGTCTCTCCGAGACGCAGAATCGTATTTCATAGTAGCCGCGTCTCTCCGAGACGCAGAATCGCATTTCATAGTAGCTGCGTCTCTCCGAGACGCAGAATCGCATTTCATAGTAGCTGCGTCTCTCCGAGACGCAGAATCGTATTTCATAGTAGCTGCGTCTCTCCGAGACGCAGAGTCAAAATGCATCCTGCAGAGACACGGTGCGGGACAAAAGCCTTGGCGACTTTCGCTACGGGCAAATTCGTCAAGGATTCATTCGATCCCCTCCGAGCCGTTATGCAATTCGTGTATAATTTGGGCTCTTCAGAAGAATTCGTGGGTTAAAAGAAAAGTTGCGGAAGTTATTTCTGAGGCATGGCAGGGCAAGAAAAATGTCTCGCTTGGCCTCGGTGAAACGGCTTGTTTTGCCGAGATTTAATTTTGAACGTCAGATTGGCGATGCACCGAAAGACATTTCTTTTGCCTGCGATGCCTGAAAAACCAACCCTTCGGTACTTGGGGTTGATGAATCAACCCACGGATTTTTCGGTGGAGTCTTAATTTGCAGATCAATCGCTTGCTTCCGCAAGTAGGTTCGAAAAGCAGTGCAACAACAATTGTCACCATGAGCACCATCCAAAAATCTTTTTTGTTGTCGAGGTTCTCGCTTACAATTCTGACGATTGCAACGGCGGTCCATGGGGTACAACCAAAGCTTGGTATTGCATCGGGGCCAATGAGCGTGAGCTCAGTTGGCCTGGACGAATCGAGCAGCAACGAACAGGGACCCGAGCAGGGACCCAAACAAGCGACCTGTCGATGGGAGGTCTTCATCAACGATGACTTGTTTGCCGTTTATCTGGCCGACAGCGGCGGTAAACCGATCATCTATCCGATAATCGGACCTGACGAACAATCCATGACTCGGCATTTTCCAATGCAAGACGATATGGATGGTGAGTCGGATGACCACGACCACCAACGGTCGTTTTGGTTCACGCATGGTGAGGTGAATGGCGTCGACTTTTGGATGGACGACAACCATTGTGGACATATCGTGCAAACATCGGGTACTGCTAGTATCCAAGACGATGGGGACACTGCAGTCATCAAAACGGGAAACGATTGGGTCGACCCAAGTGGCAAGCGATTGCTTAGCGATGAACGAGAATTTCGATTCTTTACGAATAACGGCAAACGAATCATTGAATGCAACCTTGTATTAATGGCGACGGACGGTGATGTTCACTTTGGCGACACCAAGGAAGGCAGCTTTGGAATCCGAGTGCCGTCAACGATGAAAGTCGACGCTGGTCTTGGAGGAAAAATCACCAACGCAGAGGGACTTCACGATGCCGAGGCATGGGGTAAGCGATCGAACTGGGTAGATTACAACGGGCCCGTCGACGGGAAACTCTCTGGCATTACGATTCATTATCATCCATCGAGTTTCGCAGCACCTTGCTATTGGCATGTTCGAAATTATGGATTATTTGCCGCGAACCCATTCGGTCGGTATCATTTTACCGGCGGCAAGAAGACAGAAGGGTTCACGGTCAAATCCGGCGACTCGATCATGATCCGATGCCAGACGGTATTTTATACAGGGGCCTTTGACCGCGAACAAACGATTAGCGAGTTCGAAGCGTATTCGAGATCAAATTAGGGGATCGAAACGAATGAAGATTCTCACGTTAACTGGTGCAGGAATTTCAGCCGAGTCGGGTATCCCGACCTTTCGTGATGCGAACGGTTTGTGGGAAGGGCATCGTCTTGAGGACGTTGCGACTCCTGAGGCTTTTCAACGTGATCCAGATTTGGTCCATCATTTTTACAACGAGCGCCGAAGACAACTTCAGCATCCATCGATTGAGCCGAATCCGGCCCATTTTGCTCTCGCCGAGTTCGAACATCAGCACCAGGACGAATTCCTGCTCGTCACCCAAAACATTGACAACCTGCACCGCCGAGCGGGCAGCCAACGCATCGTTGCGATGCACGGCGAGTTGTTGAAAGCTCGCTGTATCGATTCGGGTGCCATATTCGATTGGACAGATGACCTGAATCGGTCGACGGTGCATCCTGGGAACCCAGATTCGGTTGGACGGCTTCGGCCTCATGTCGTTTGGTTTGGCGAAATGCCGTTGGGGCTCGACGAAATTCACGAAGCCGCTGCCGAGGCCGATCTGTTTATCGCCATTGGCACTTCCGCAGTCGTCTACCCGGCCGCCGCGATCGTTGAGTGGACGCAGGCATCGTGCCGACGCATCGAAATCAATCTGGATGCGACACCTCGCTCGCCCATGTTCGACCAATCCATTCGAGGCAAAGCTTCGGTCGAAGTCCCAAAATTCCTGGCGTCCTTGAGGTAGTTGAATCTCGTCAGGCGTTCCGAAGTCATCGCGACTCGCCGAGAGTATTGGCGACTTTCGCTACGGGACAAAGCGAGTTTCGCGGTGTGGCAATCTGTCGCATACAATCGAAATAAACCGTTTCTTCGGTTTTCAACCATTCCAATTCCGGTCTTTCCGTTGTTGTTGGAATCTGTTTTTCTGGCGTTTCCACGGTTCGGAAGTCATTCTTATACGGGTAGGTGCACACCGATTGTCTCATTTATCCACCCCTTCTCTCGATTCGTCTATGACAAGCCCCAACCGTCCGGCAATGGATCCGAAC from Novipirellula aureliae includes these protein-coding regions:
- a CDS encoding NAD-dependent deacylase, which codes for MKILTLTGAGISAESGIPTFRDANGLWEGHRLEDVATPEAFQRDPDLVHHFYNERRRQLQHPSIEPNPAHFALAEFEHQHQDEFLLVTQNIDNLHRRAGSQRIVAMHGELLKARCIDSGAIFDWTDDLNRSTVHPGNPDSVGRLRPHVVWFGEMPLGLDEIHEAAAEADLFIAIGTSAVVYPAAAIVEWTQASCRRIEINLDATPRSPMFDQSIRGKASVEVPKFLASLR
- a CDS encoding DUF6807 domain-containing protein, giving the protein MSTIQKSFLLSRFSLTILTIATAVHGVQPKLGIASGPMSVSSVGLDESSSNEQGPEQGPKQATCRWEVFINDDLFAVYLADSGGKPIIYPIIGPDEQSMTRHFPMQDDMDGESDDHDHQRSFWFTHGEVNGVDFWMDDNHCGHIVQTSGTASIQDDGDTAVIKTGNDWVDPSGKRLLSDEREFRFFTNNGKRIIECNLVLMATDGDVHFGDTKEGSFGIRVPSTMKVDAGLGGKITNAEGLHDAEAWGKRSNWVDYNGPVDGKLSGITIHYHPSSFAAPCYWHVRNYGLFAANPFGRYHFTGGKKTEGFTVKSGDSIMIRCQTVFYTGAFDREQTISEFEAYSRSN